CTAGTGAAGGCAAATTCAATTCAGTTTTGTGGTTTCTCCTAATTTGTTCTGAGGTAACTTTTTCATGCTATTTTTGCTACCATTTCCACGTAAGGATACATCCTGGATGGGAATCATGACAAAGCAAGCAGCACATTTCTTTCAGTCGTACGTAACTCACTTCTCTATCCATTGGTTCTTTCTCTTCTGACTACATCTTGTGAaacagaaattcacaacaccCAAAATGTCTCCCATTTCCACAGTCTGTCTTCAGTGTCTCTCTTCCATGTCATGTGTGGGAATGCTCCCCAGCACACACCCCTACAGCACCCATCCCTATCACAATTCTTTTTAACCCTTAAACACCCTATGGCAGTGCAGAACCACACTGGATTCTTTGGAGCCCTGTCTTTTCTGTCAAGACTATTCTACATTGCATGAATTAGTTTTAAAGTCCTGTCTCTCCCAAGCTATATGCCTTTATGAAGTATGCTTCTGTGCGAAGCATATCTGTGAAACATGCTTCTAAAACACAAATAGCCACATTCTTATTTTCCCTTCTTCCACTCTTATAAATAACACCATTGCGTAGCTTTCTTCCAAAGTGTCACCTGACTTCTCCATCCTAAAGGACTCTTACCACTCCAAATGATGCTGCATGTAAGTTTGTCTTGCTCCTTCATGCTTTCTCAAAGAAATCCTATGGCCAGTAAAGCAACTCAAGAACATTTCCAGAGTTCTCCTTGTAGACTAACAGGCAACTCAGCTGTCAACAGCATAGACATCCCCCAATCCTACTGattttgttaaaaatgaagatcttcctAATGACAGTTAAGCAATCTATGTCATATCCCACCACCTGGCTCCTGTTCCTCCCGCCCATTCTTCATATCTCTATGCTTTTCTGTGCTTCTCGCCTCAAATTCACAGTGACACAGTAGAGTCACAGATTCACAGTCTCATGGTTCTTCTGACCCTGCATGCCTTTCTGTATTTTTAGCTTTTTGTACTTCTGGACAAATCAAGTGCTGATTTTAGTAAGAGGTTAGATCTGCAGTAGTACATCATGTAGGAAACTTCACCAGCCGCAACGACAACGAATCAGGGCTTACATGGCAACTGCTTTACAAGGTTTGTACTGTTTGCTAATGATTGCCCACTTCAACCTGCAACTCCTGCATGTCACACAGCAGCACAAAGCCACAATACCCAGAAGGCAAACTGCAAATATTCACCCCAGTGTACTTAGCAATATCCAGCATTGATTCTGATTAAAGTGCACTCAGTGGTTATAAGGATTTAATTGAAGTCAGTACAGGGATGCACATTTTCAGAACATGTAAGGTAGCCaaggaaatttttaataaaaaatataatcagAAGAGCACATTTGTGTGCTATCTTTTTCACATAGATCAGGTAGAAACAAGTTTTAAAGATGAAAACGAACTGTTGGTCATGCTTTTCAAGAGTTTAGGAAAGTGTTTGTGTAAAATTTGGGGTACACCAAATACAATTTTTAgcagaattgatttttttcttagccCAGATAATAAATGTCTAGTTTGGACTGTCCATGTGCACACAGATCCCAAATTAAATTCTTTCAGAGGCTGCCACGTTTAGCAAAAGAGGGGGAAGTGAGAATGAGACAACACCAGAGCTCTTTCTATACAACTGCAGCCAAGTTGCCTAAAAACTCAGCTTGGCCAATTCTCTGTGGCTAATTGTTTGAGCTGTGGCAGGACCCAGAAGCTTGGCCACAAAGAACACGCTGCAGTGGCCTCCTCTATGCCTAGGGTCTGCACAGCCAAGTGCTGCCAGCTCTGTCTCCATTATGCCCCCTCAAAGCCCACACTACCTGCATGGACATGTTCCTAACAACCAAAACAGGATTCCCCACCCCGGGCGCTCCTTTAAAGCAGTATCCAACCAGAGCACGCATTTGTCTCAGGAGCCAAAGTCCACATCCCACAAGGTGCTTCCCAAGGTCCCGTCCTCCCAGCTCTGTTCTCCAGTGCAGCCTCCTGATGATGTAGTTCCACCCCAACCTTTGACCCCACCTCTCAGGCAGGTCATGGGTCAGACGCTCGGGACCCTGTCCCTCGGCAAGAGTTGGACTGATTCTGGCTTGTTTGGAGCATCTGGTGCGTTGGCCAATGTATGGCAGCTAGCCCGCGCTGTTGCACTCTACCTCTCCATAAGTAAAATAACTCGTCTGTGTATAAAATATAAAGGAACTACATAAACAGTGCCACCACCTGGGCGCGAGATGGGGCCGGGTGAAGTCGCGGGTGGGTCCCTAACACACGACCCTACCCCCTCTCTCCTTACAGGTGGCCAACCTGCTGCGCCTCTTCCAGATCCCCCAAATCAGCTACGCCTCCACCAGCGCCAAACTCAGTGACAAGTCACGCTATGATTACTTCGCCCGGACCGTGCCCCCAGACTTCTACCAGGCCAAGGCCATGGCCGAGATCCTCCGTTTCTTTAACTGGACTTACGTGTCCACCGTGGCCTCCGAGGGTGACTACGGAGAGACTGGCATTGAAGCATTCGAGCAGGAGGCGCGCCTACGCAACATCTGCATCGCCACAGCCGAGAAGGTGGGACGCTCCAACATCCGCAAGTCCTATGACAGCGTGGTGCGGGAGCTGCTGCTCAAGCCCAGCGCTCGTGTGGTAGTCCTCTTCATGCGCAGTGACGACTCGCGGGAGCTCATCGCTGCTGCCAGCCGCGCCAACGCCTCCTTCACCTGGGTGGCCAGCGATGGCTGGGGCGCGCAGGAGAGCATCGTCAAAGGCAGCGAGCACGTGGCCGACGGCGCCATCACGCTGGAGCTGGCCTCGCAGCCTGTGCGCCAGTTCGACCGCTACTTCCAGAGCCTCACGCCCTACAACAACCACCGCAACCCCTGGTTCCGGGACTTCTGGGAGCAGAAGTTCCAGTGCAGCCTCCAGGGCAAGCACAACCACAGGCGCGCCTGCGACAAGCACCTGGCCATCGACAGCAGCAACTACGAGCAGGAATCCAAGATCATGTTTGTAGTGAATGCAGTGTATGCCATGGCGCACGCGCTGCACAAGATGCAGCGCACATTGTGTCCCAACACGACCAAGCTCTGTGACGCCATGAAGATCTTGGACGGGAAGAAGCTGTACAAGGACTACTTGCTGAAAATCAACTTCACAGGTAAGCGTGGGGTCTTGGGGTGGGCGGCACCAACAGGTGCACTCAGACCAGAATCAGGTACTTGTGCCCCTGCCGCAAGTGCTTAAATCAGAACCGAAGAAATGGGGCCGGACAGCTTAGAGGCACTAGGAAGGCCTGTTGGTGTTCTAGCTCATTTCTTAAGGAACAGTAACTTTTGCACTACAGGATAAGGAAGgaccccaggctgggctggtggCTCCAATGCGGAGGCTGTGAGGTGGAACCAGACCgcatttgctttctttctgttgtCAGCCACAAGGCAGGGCACAGGAGATGTAGGTATTTACTCTTCAGTGGAAACTGGCAGCTCTGTAAGAAGCTTCCAGGTTTCTTGTGGGTGATCTGAACCAAAGACTTTCATATCAATGAGGACATCCACATCACGGTGACCTCCCACCTCTGAGCTCAGTTGTTTATTTCTTCtgctaaataaaaacatttcccTATGGGTTTTAAGAATTGTAGGGTTTTGCCAATTATGTTATGCTATGAGCCTGAGTATAAGCAAAATGGAGACAGATTTGAACACTGGTGAATGTGCATGGGTGCGTTCAAAAAGTGGCTGTTTCTGCCTCCTCGTTTGTTTTGAAGTGTGGTCTGAATCTCTAAATACAGTACTTTGTTTTAATGGCACACGTGGTAGCAATGCAGTAGGGTCCTGGTTTGGGACACTCCAGGTTAATCCTCACGCATAACGTGAAAGCAGTGCTACTGGGCACAAGAGATTCTGATTCCAAACAACACACACCGCTAACACTCTTCCATTGGTCTAAATGCTGATCAAGTTCTCATCTGTGGTCGGCTTCAGTGaatgtgtcccccaacctctgaaAGCGCCTGTGCTTCAACGGGCAGCTCTTGGTCCTCAGCGGAGGCCTTCGAACTGCAAATGCTCCACTGAATCATCAGCGATGGAGATAGGGCCCCACGGCAACAGTTCTTGTCCCAGAATTCTCACCCCTTGAAATAAGTACAGACATTTCCACTATGTATTTTTAggtattattcttttttcttctttgtcctaAGAGACAATGTAAGTAGTGGAAATCAGTTAAATCAAGATTCCACcatctccaccaccaccaccacttatCTGATGGGGACTCACCTCTGCCGTTAGAATGACTACTTACAATGGTAAACAGTCAACTCTTTCTGTGCCTCACATTCCTAAAGGTGggtttcatgtaaaataaataaataaataaataaataaataaataaataaataaataagtagtttATTAGCATTTATCTCACAATGCCACATCAGCTCCTACTGACATCTCCAGGAAATAGGAATGGGCCCTCGAGTCCACTAAAAAAGGATATCTTTACTCTAGAAATAAATGAACTCTCAGGCATCCATAAATAGCATCTACAATACAATTAATTCTGGAAGATGAATAAGATACTTCAGCTTGCACTCTCCCCCTCCAGACTACCTTTAGAGTTATCATCAATCTTTATTCACGACATGCATTGATTAGCTTTGTTATTCTGATTTTGTCCTCACTGCTTAGCATGTAAATATACAGATACACAAAATAAGAGGACCCAGATTTCACACAGCCACCATAAAAAAAGGTATTCATATGACCAAAACTTTTGCCTGGTCCCACTGCTTGGGTCCAGGCAAGGACAAGGGCAGAAATAAAGTTCTTattcaaataaacagaacaatAGTGCCTCCTTCTAGTCTGTCCTTGGCAGTCACTGGCTCCGATCCAATGGCTCAGTATATGCAGGTCCTATCTCATAGGACAATTCTCACTTTCTCAATTTGTCAGACATTAGGAAGAAGAGCAGACTTTAGACCACAGAAAGGACAGCAAATGTAGACCAGCCACAAGGCACAGATGCTCAGTAAGGAGAACTGGACAAGAAAACACATTTCTGTGAGAAGATACTAAGAAGCAAATTagcaaatattaaattaaaaataaatcaaagaacaaaCACAACATCTAGAACTTCACTAAGAGAAACATACAAAATAGAATGTACAGAATGCTGATTTGAGTGTACAATAACCTGCGTCTGACTAAATAAGTGCCTAATTTTAACTTGAAATAGGGAAAGATTATAAGCCTGAGTGTCACGTTACTGCCCTAAGACGAAAAAATAAATACCAAGCATTTCTTTTCCTAATTAGCTACTGCATagcatgtttgttttattttttctgaaatagtatttctgcttttctaaCTTGAATAGTGAGGCAATGAACTAAACCCAGTAGTTCAATCTGCTCAattaagttggaaaaaaaaaaaaatcctcttccaGCCAGCTGCTTGTACCAAACGCATTTACTTCAAGATCCTTCTCAAAAGCAAAAGGGGCAGCCAATTCCCTCTGGCCCTTACAGGATGAAAGAGTGGGCCTTCTGAGAATTTTAACTATGTCCATTAAACAATCCCTTGGTGCTTTGTGCATCCCTACCAGCTGATTCCAGCGCTAGCCGACAGGAATCTCATTGGAACCTAATTCATTTTGTTAGATGTTTTCAGGACTCTGCCTTgtgaaaattatttcaaagtgGTGAGTTCTTCTGGCACTGGATGTACCCACACACATCTCTAGGACATGAGGACCCACAAGTGAACAAGACTACTCCACAGAGTGTCCACTGGTCTCTAACCACCATATGAGTCTGAGAAGCAGGACCCAGGGGAGCTACAATAGTAAGGTGTTGCTCTGGCATCTTCTATCTTGGCGTTGGTTTGGGCCTGGGAGATTATTCTGCATCATATTTCTGGAACAGATGTAAAGTCCCTGAACAAAATCTTATTCCAGGACTTGCAAGCAGAAAACTCCCTGCCACAGCTGGACAGGTGGCTCCCAGAGTAGCTGACAGCTTTTGTTAGTTTGTTTCCTTGCTTGAGTATGTGCTTCACTTTGCTTCCTTTTTATTCACCTCTTGGTACCAGGTCAGACACCAAGTGCCTGGTGGAGAtggtccagcctgattctggTGTTTCCAATTCTCCACACGTACAAGAAAAGCTGCAGACAGAAGGCAGGCAGTGCAACCTCACCGCCCCACTCACCAGTGCATCAGACTCAAGCAATAGGAACAAGATCTGCCCATGGCTGGGGCTGTCATCACAGAGCCCAGGCCAGAAAGGGCAGATTTTCTGGGACATTGCACTTGCCCCTCTTGAAAAGTACAGGGCCATCCAAGGTACAGCGAGGAAGCCAAAATGGTAATGGCCACATCTTCCCATGAATGGGCTTTGAAGTTCCTGAAAGAGCAAACTGCTCTTGATCTTGCTTCCTCCCCTGGAACACTTGTAGTTCCCACAAATGCTCAGAAACTTGTTCCAGCACCCGCTGATCAAAAGCTTCTCCAGAACATCAAGATAAATATCctgctctcctttcttccctattCTCTCTGGCCAGCTTCCTGGGGTCACAAGAGTAAGATTTCAATCCCCCATGGGCACCGCTAATGTGGCTGCTGCTTTGTGCACCAGGCATCTGCATTTGGTGCCTTGGGACCTTGAGAAACGATTCCCCTTCAAGGGTCACGCAGTGGGGATAGGGAGGCACTAGGAACCTGAGTTCCACCTTGGCCTCTGCTCTCAGCTGCTGCTGTGCTTTGTGGGTATTACGGTTGTCACTGCAGTTTCTATCACCTCGGGATTCTTAATTTATGACAGAGCATGCTGTCTAAAGTAGGAGACATCATCCTCAGTGAAGTGTGGAAGAAATGGATTCTGCCACCTTGCGCAATGAGGAAAGTATCAAAAACACACCATTTATCCTCTGTTTTCAGATGTTAGAGACCGTGTTGTGTTGCTAGGAAGCACACTTGCAACAATACCTGGGTACTGTGCAAAAAAAAGTTGGAGCATCTTTTAGTCATTGGAAATCATTTTGCTCTATGTTCTGACATTTCAGACACTTTTCATTATTCTACAACAAATGGCCTAAAGGTTTCTGATCTCTGGAAACTTCTCCACCTTGAATTGGAAACACagtatttcaattttaatttaccTTTGGACTACTGCTCATCTTTAGAAGGACTCTAGAAGCCAACCTAGAGAAGGGAAGGATGTTTAGCAGGTTCAGGAAGACATTCCTGATCTGGGTGTAATCCCATACTGCAATAGAGGACCTTTCTCCAAAAAAAATTCCTAATGTAAAGGATCAGGTTGTCATTCAGTGGGGGCAGGGAAAGGCGtcagagctgagtgggaagctggCAAGCCCCACCTGCACATCTGAGCAGTGACTACCACTGCGGACCACTGCGGATGGCTAAGGATGCTGGTGGGACACCCTGAGAGGGCAACTGAGAGGACCAGCTGAGAGCTcaggttgggccatcctctcacCTCCCTCTTACGTGAAACATTCAACAAGTGTCACTCGATGTAACACAGCTGGAGAGGCTACTCAGCCACTTTCCATTCCCTCCCAGATGCATGTCATTGCACCTGGAGCATGGAAGTTTATCACCATGAGAGCAAAAGGTTTCATTTCACTACAAAAAATAAATGACGATTTGTTAAGTTGGCAGAGTATCTAGAAGTTAACAGTACTGCAAAATAGTCCATTATTTACCTCTTAAAAATGCCCACAATTTTATAGTAGAGCTCACcatatctttttaatatttttttttaattggaaagacagatatacaaagagaaggagatacacacagaggaaaatcttccatctactggaccacttcccaagtgtccgcaatggccagagattagcctatccaaagccaggaggcaggaacctcctccaggtctcccttgagggtacaggaacccaaggccctgggcccttctctactgccttcccatgccacaagtagggagctggatgggaagcagagcacccacatgggattccgcacaaggcaaggagttaaccactaggctgtcacgCCGAGCCCCAACCATAtattaaatatgcaaaataacaCCTGAGTTACAACTGATGTAGATATTATTTACTTCTCTTTTATAGATTTATGTGAAATCAAAGGAGTTCAAAGCCTATCTCCAATTTGCAAAGTTTAGTGGCCTATAAAGCCAACGTTAACTCTGTCCCCTAATTTACTTCTTATTTTCCCCTACCACTTCTTAAGGAAAAAACAGTATCAGGAGTGTATAGAACAAAAATGAGTGTGGTCCATTAGTGATCTGACTCTGCTTCTTTGTGCAGTTGCAGTCACCATAAACAAGTGTCCCCAGACGCCCATGGCCCAGATTTCTCAGTTCTTATTCATCATTCTAACAGAGTCTTCAATAAAGGATAACTCATAGCAAAGACGTCCGATGACATATTTCACTTCTTTCTCAGAGAGCTTCAAATTACACTAGATCAATGTCCACAATACCATACTGTGATTTCCAAGAATCAATAGAcggttggggggaaaaaaagccatcAGGCAACACGTCACCATGTCTTGAGTGCTGTTTCAGACCACTTTTTTCTTCCATTAcaccccatctgaagccaagttAAGTACAAAACTCAGTTCATAGTACATTAAAGCAAGAAAGGAGTGGTGGGCATTGTCACAGTGGGTAAGACGCCACCCACCTCCCACATCCCATGGGACCGTGTacttccagtgccagcttcctccTCATGTGTATCCTGGGCAATcagaagtgatggctcaggtacttaggcccccacccccccatgtgtgagacccagactggattcctggctcctggcttaggtctggcccaTTCTTGGCTATTGTACGCTTTTGGGAACTGAACAAATGGGTGAGAGAGCTCACTTGTGCAGTTTCTATTtctataaaacttaaaaatatcacAAATACCTTCACAGATTAGGACTATGAAAGTATTCTGTATCACAAAGTGTGTCTCATAGGGTTTTCGACCATCGGTCATCACAGGACGGCAAAACCAGGGTTAGTAGTGACATCTCTGTCCCTAAAGTGGTTAGGAGTCTAATAAAATCCTAAACCTTGATTAGCTCGGTTTTAGTAAGAGAAGAGAACCAAGAAAAGCTACCAATTCACAGTCACCAAAGAGCAAGCCTTTGGACAGTGCTGACATTGCATCATCTCCACTTCTACACTGTAGACAGTAAAATATAAATGTAGTATTTGTAAATGCAAAATAAGAACACCGGTGTCCAGGCACGGCTTCCTTCACTGACTCAGCCTACTCAAACTCTCCTCAAGACGCACCCTGAGGCTAACTTCCACTCATTTCAATTTCTCCCTTTCCAGTGGGAAATGTAATGcattccttttcctcctcttgcTTTGGGAGTATCTTTCGAGACTGCACTGATCCAACACTAGACAGTatgcaaagggaaagaaaaggacactttgtttcattttccttggaaATACTGCATCACCATCCTCTAATATTATAGAAATATTTCTGCTTCCAATGGTCACTGTCCAAAGGGAAGTAGGATTAATTAGTTTGACTACAAAACTGGGAAAAACCAAAGGCTAGGGTTCCAGCCTTCTTCTCTTGACTTGGTCTGTAGTTTACATTTATTCAGCTAGCTACTCAACCAGAGATTGAGTTAATTCATGAGACTCCCCGAGTAGGCCAGCTCATCTCTTCTGATCAAGTCCTGACCCATCGTGTGGCGAGGAGTCTGTTTTCTCGTCTTGTGCTGCATGGCCCTGCACAAGAAAAGCTCGGCCTGTCAGTGGCTCAAATGGAGACACTGCTGGAAGTGCAGACTCCTCAGGTCCCAGTGAGGGCAGTGTCCATGTGTGTGCACCTGGTCACTGACTGCTTGGGAACTCTCCTGTCACTGAGCTCAGGCAAATGCAGTTCCGCACATGAAAACTCAAGGGATGGGAGAGACTAAGGCACTCACCCGAGAGCAACAGGTGTCCCCTCGAGGAACAGAATCCACAGATCATTAGCCCCTGATTTGTCCCCTCAGCATCCAAGGAAGTAGGCAGTATGGCAATTCCTGTCTGACCATCCTACCACATGTGATTGGAGACAGAGCCATCCAACTGAGACTTTAAATCAGTAAAGCTCATATTTGCCCTGATGTCCCTCAGTCTGCATCGCCTGAGGACTGAGGTGGACTCCACAGTCAATCCAGTACCCATCTGCCCATGTTGTAAAACACAGCAGACATGTTGAGTGACAGAGTTT
The sequence above is a segment of the Ochotona princeps isolate mOchPri1 chromosome 20, mOchPri1.hap1, whole genome shotgun sequence genome. Coding sequences within it:
- the GRM3 gene encoding metabotropic glutamate receptor 3 isoform X2, whose protein sequence is MLTRLQVLTLAFLSKGLLLSLGDHNFMRREIKIEGDLVLGGLFPINEKGTGTEECGRINEDRGIQRLEAMLFAIDEINKDNYLLPGVKLGVHILDTCSRDTYALEQSLEFVRASLTKVDEAEYMCPDGSYAIQENIPLLIAGVIGGSYSSVSIQVANLLRLFQIPQISYASTSAKLSDKSRYDYFARTVPPDFYQAKAMAEILRFFNWTYVSTVASEGDYGETGIEAFEQEARLRNICIATAEKVGRSNIRKSYDSVVRELLLKPSARVVVLFMRSDDSRELIAAASRANASFTWVASDGWGAQESIVKGSEHVADGAITLELASQPVRQFDRYFQSLTPYNNHRNPWFRDFWEQKFQCSLQGKHNHRRACDKHLAIDSSNYEQESKIMFVVNAVYAMAHALHKMQRTLCPNTTKLCDAMKILDGKKLYKDYLLKINFTGADNNHVHLRQPEWLCGLGLFVCTQGAHHPVSAPEECGHTQAASQQVQCQRDWDHLFSVLCKHIYANSVQWTGSPRLHHLIPVIVNCRSVLVFLDC